A part of Arthrobacter dokdonellae genomic DNA contains:
- a CDS encoding DUF1345 domain-containing protein yields MVTTRAKHRRGRLAVMLIAGLGSAAATVMFGAWVYAPAVGWTVAALVYNLWVWLTIARMDNVRTANHAKEEDPGRSTSDLLLLLAAVGSLAAVVLVMVGSKDVTGGGRALLALLALSCTAMSWLLVPTLFTLRYAETYYARGAGGVSFNQKEPPQYTDFGYLAFCLSMTYQVSDTDITTRAMRSIALRQSLLAFVFGTGILASTINLVVSLAQ; encoded by the coding sequence ATGGTTACCACACGAGCGAAACACCGCAGGGGGCGGCTGGCTGTCATGCTCATCGCCGGGCTTGGCTCGGCAGCGGCCACAGTGATGTTTGGCGCGTGGGTTTACGCTCCGGCCGTCGGCTGGACCGTCGCGGCGCTGGTCTACAACCTCTGGGTGTGGCTGACCATCGCCCGCATGGACAACGTCCGTACGGCAAACCACGCGAAGGAGGAGGATCCCGGGCGCAGCACCTCGGACCTTCTGCTGCTCCTGGCGGCGGTGGGCTCGCTGGCCGCCGTCGTGCTGGTCATGGTGGGCAGCAAGGATGTGACGGGCGGCGGCAGGGCGCTGCTGGCGCTGCTGGCCTTGAGCTGCACGGCCATGTCCTGGCTGCTGGTGCCCACCTTGTTTACGCTGCGCTACGCCGAGACCTACTACGCGCGAGGGGCCGGCGGCGTCAGCTTCAACCAAAAGGAACCCCCGCAATACACGGACTTTGGCTACCTGGCGTTCTGCCTCAGCATGACGTACCAGGTCTCCGACACGGACATCACCACGCGGGCGATGCGGTCGATCGCGCTGCGGCAGAGCCTGCTGGCTTTCGTGTTCGGCACCGGCATTTTGGCCAGCACCATCAACCTGGTGGTCAGCCTCGCCCAGTAG
- a CDS encoding M18 family aminopeptidase has protein sequence MTSLEHIQDLRAFIEASPSSFHAARESARRLAAAGFSQLPESAEWPVHGKHFVVRDGAIIAWAVPGDATATTGFNILGAHTDSPSFKLKPKPTTGRYGWLQAGVEVYGGPLLNSWLDRELQFAGRLVDLDGTESLVATGPLLRFPQLAIHLDRSANDGLKLDKQQHMNPVWGQGNPGSEDLLGLLAARAGVDAKTIGGYDIVVADTQPGQVFGARNEFFAAGRMDNLTSVHAGLTALINAAATDSTADTVIPVLAAFDHEEIGSGSRSGACGPILEDILTRVSDGLGASVSERRRAFANSFCVSADAGHAVHPNYAERHDPANLPVLGGGPLLKINANQRYATDATGAAIWAGLSNVTGAPYQEFVSNNDVPCGSTIGPLTATRLGIRTVDVGTPLLSMHSARELCGVDDPFHLSRITETLFRTAV, from the coding sequence ATGACATCCCTTGAACACATTCAGGACCTGCGCGCCTTCATCGAGGCGTCGCCGTCGAGCTTCCACGCGGCGCGCGAGTCCGCCCGGCGGCTGGCGGCGGCCGGTTTCAGCCAGCTGCCCGAAAGCGCCGAATGGCCCGTGCACGGCAAGCATTTCGTGGTCCGCGACGGCGCCATCATCGCCTGGGCGGTGCCTGGAGATGCCACGGCCACCACAGGGTTCAACATCCTGGGCGCGCACACGGACTCGCCGTCCTTCAAGCTCAAGCCCAAGCCCACCACGGGCCGCTACGGCTGGCTGCAGGCAGGCGTGGAGGTGTATGGCGGCCCGCTGCTGAACTCCTGGCTGGACCGCGAGCTGCAGTTCGCCGGCCGCCTGGTGGACCTGGACGGGACGGAATCCCTGGTGGCCACCGGCCCGCTGCTGCGCTTTCCGCAGCTGGCCATCCACTTGGACCGGTCCGCCAACGACGGCCTGAAGCTGGACAAGCAGCAGCACATGAACCCCGTCTGGGGCCAAGGCAACCCGGGATCCGAGGACCTGCTCGGACTGCTGGCCGCAAGGGCGGGGGTGGACGCCAAGACCATCGGCGGCTATGACATCGTGGTGGCGGACACCCAGCCGGGCCAGGTGTTTGGTGCCCGCAACGAATTCTTTGCCGCTGGCCGGATGGACAACCTGACCTCGGTGCACGCTGGGCTGACGGCACTGATCAACGCCGCAGCCACGGACTCCACGGCGGACACCGTCATCCCCGTCCTTGCCGCCTTTGACCACGAGGAGATCGGTTCGGGGTCGCGTTCGGGAGCGTGCGGGCCCATCCTCGAGGACATCCTGACCCGCGTGTCCGACGGGCTGGGCGCTTCGGTGAGTGAACGGCGTCGTGCCTTCGCCAACTCCTTCTGCGTCTCCGCCGACGCCGGGCACGCGGTGCACCCGAACTACGCCGAGCGGCACGACCCGGCCAACCTGCCGGTACTGGGCGGCGGTCCGCTGCTGAAGATCAACGCCAACCAGCGCTACGCCACCGACGCCACGGGCGCCGCCATCTGGGCCGGGCTGTCCAACGTGACGGGAGCGCCGTACCAGGAGTTCGTGTCCAACAACGATGTGCCGTGCGGCTCCACTATCGGCCCCCTGACGGCGACGCGCCTGGGCATCCGCACCGTGGACGTGGGCACCCCGCTGCTGTCCATGCATTCGGCGCGCGAGCTGTGCGGCGTGGACGATCCCTTCCACCTCTCGCGGATTACGGAAACGTTGTTCCGGACCGCGGTGTGA
- a CDS encoding ABC transporter permease has protein sequence MSTTTMPAPSAAPGGTGLTFLGVLRSEWIKFRSLRSTQLLLLFTFVAVVGVGTIAAFLRGTIIDQLMKFGAERPGAGGGHTMTMDQAVAAAGAQGINIYGTPIAGLQLGILVLGALAVLLIASEFGTGMIRSTMTAVPKRLPAFFAKAIVLVVVSYVLTLVAAFVTFLISIPILHGYGIDMSLGMDGVVYSIFMGGVYVAGVALTGLSLGTLIRSSAGGIIVLVALFFLLEIGTSLLGLVPGDFWKYVGQYVPSVAGGRMLEIGDKAAFISPLSGGLIFLGWIVLVTVPAIITLKTRDV, from the coding sequence ATGAGTACGACGACGATGCCCGCACCATCCGCGGCTCCCGGAGGGACCGGACTGACCTTCCTTGGCGTGTTGCGCAGCGAATGGATCAAGTTCCGTTCCCTGCGATCCACCCAGTTGCTGCTGCTGTTCACCTTTGTGGCGGTAGTGGGCGTGGGCACGATTGCCGCCTTCCTGCGCGGAACCATCATCGACCAGCTCATGAAGTTCGGGGCGGAGCGTCCCGGCGCCGGTGGCGGACACACCATGACCATGGACCAGGCGGTCGCCGCCGCCGGCGCGCAGGGAATCAACATCTACGGCACGCCGATCGCCGGATTGCAGCTGGGCATCCTGGTGCTGGGCGCCCTGGCCGTGCTGTTGATCGCCTCCGAGTTTGGCACGGGAATGATCCGTTCCACCATGACGGCCGTGCCCAAGCGCCTGCCGGCCTTTTTCGCCAAGGCCATTGTGCTGGTGGTGGTCTCCTACGTGCTGACCCTGGTGGCCGCATTTGTCACCTTCCTGATCTCGATCCCGATCCTGCACGGCTACGGCATTGACATGTCCCTGGGCATGGACGGCGTGGTCTACAGCATCTTCATGGGCGGCGTCTATGTCGCCGGGGTTGCATTGACCGGCCTCTCGCTGGGGACGCTCATCCGCAGCTCCGCCGGAGGCATCATCGTCCTGGTGGCCCTGTTCTTCCTGCTGGAAATCGGCACCTCGCTGCTGGGCCTGGTCCCCGGCGACTTCTGGAAGTACGTGGGACAGTACGTGCCCAGCGTGGCTGGCGGGCGGATGCTGGAGATCGGAGACAAGGCCGCCTTCATCAGCCCGCTGTCCGGTGGATTGATCTTCCTGGGCTGGATCGTGCTGGTCACGGTGCCTGCCATCATCACCCTGAAGACCCGTGACGTCTAA
- a CDS encoding MFS transporter has translation MQSPKEEIASSPGQLVIARLERLDVWSLSYVFIGIIGLGFLFTFYDIFDINVSFIQTCVALKPGCTPETALDALPYPVVLNLAGYVVGTLVLSPYADKVGRRNMLLITMLITGLGSLYNALAPGYVNFNIARIITGIGIGADLAIVNTYINEVAPRRARAKFTTIIFIMSALGAFVGIWLGLILTTPSTPWPLGLPFAVAGPGFDVGWRWMYGVGALLALVAILLRVQLPESPRWLIGQGRIQEADEVVSGMEARAIRHGTLREPVLAEAAALPRPPSKMPYRDLFTNPLYLRRIALLFSIWFIGYITVYSYASGFTSILTALKFPPPEAGVIAAVGTIGFVAEAMVMSFLVEKLERRFWLPIGAAVTIIGAVLIAVAGTTITVSFIGAILIFAGFNLWVSPTYALTAESFPTRARTTGFALVDGVGHIGGGIGVLVIAPFLPHMSVLGAFMLITAFIVVASILVQFTPHTRNRPLDVISP, from the coding sequence ATGCAATCTCCGAAGGAAGAAATCGCGTCATCTCCCGGACAGCTGGTCATCGCCAGGCTTGAACGCCTCGACGTGTGGTCCCTGTCCTACGTTTTCATCGGGATCATCGGGCTCGGATTCCTGTTTACGTTCTACGATATTTTCGACATCAATGTCTCCTTCATTCAAACATGTGTGGCCCTGAAGCCCGGCTGCACGCCGGAGACCGCCTTGGACGCCCTGCCGTACCCCGTGGTGCTGAACCTGGCCGGCTACGTGGTGGGCACCCTGGTCCTGAGCCCGTACGCAGACAAGGTCGGGCGGCGGAACATGCTGCTGATCACGATGCTCATCACGGGTCTCGGTTCCCTCTACAACGCACTGGCCCCCGGGTACGTCAACTTCAACATTGCCCGCATCATCACCGGCATTGGCATTGGCGCCGACCTGGCCATCGTGAACACCTACATCAATGAGGTGGCTCCACGGCGGGCCCGGGCGAAATTCACCACCATCATCTTCATCATGTCGGCGCTGGGTGCCTTCGTGGGGATCTGGCTTGGACTGATCCTGACCACGCCGTCCACGCCGTGGCCGCTGGGGCTGCCGTTCGCCGTGGCCGGGCCGGGGTTCGACGTCGGCTGGCGGTGGATGTACGGCGTCGGCGCCCTGCTGGCACTCGTTGCCATCCTGCTGCGGGTGCAGTTGCCGGAGTCCCCGCGATGGCTGATCGGCCAGGGACGGATCCAGGAGGCCGATGAGGTTGTCAGCGGGATGGAAGCGCGGGCCATCCGTCACGGGACCCTCCGCGAACCGGTGCTGGCCGAGGCGGCGGCCCTGCCGCGTCCGCCGTCGAAAATGCCCTACCGGGACCTGTTCACCAACCCGCTCTACCTGCGGCGGATAGCGCTGTTGTTCAGCATCTGGTTCATCGGCTACATCACCGTCTACTCCTACGCGTCCGGCTTCACCAGCATCCTGACGGCGTTGAAGTTCCCGCCGCCCGAGGCCGGGGTGATCGCCGCCGTCGGCACCATCGGATTCGTGGCGGAGGCCATGGTGATGTCCTTCCTCGTCGAAAAGCTGGAGCGCCGCTTTTGGCTGCCCATCGGCGCGGCGGTGACGATCATTGGCGCCGTGCTCATCGCCGTGGCCGGAACCACCATCACGGTCTCCTTCATCGGCGCCATCCTGATCTTCGCCGGCTTCAACCTGTGGGTGTCCCCGACGTACGCCCTCACCGCGGAGAGTTTCCCCACGCGGGCCCGGACCACGGGCTTTGCCCTGGTGGACGGCGTGGGGCACATCGGCGGCGGCATCGGCGTCCTGGTGATTGCGCCGTTCCTGCCGCACATGTCCGTCCTGGGCGCGTTCATGCTGATCACCGCCTTCATCGTGGTGGCCTCCATCCTGGTCCAGTTCACCCCCCACACCCGCAACCGTCCGCTCGACGTCATCTCGCCCTAG
- the rpsR gene encoding 30S ribosomal protein S18: MAKAELRKPKPKSNPLKAADITVIDYKDVALLRKFISDRGKIRARRVTGVTVQEQRKIAQAIKNAREVALLPYSGAGRG; encoded by the coding sequence ATGGCTAAGGCTGAACTCCGTAAGCCCAAACCAAAGTCCAATCCCTTGAAGGCCGCTGACATCACTGTCATCGACTACAAGGACGTAGCATTGCTGCGCAAGTTCATCTCTGACCGCGGAAAGATCCGTGCGCGCCGCGTCACGGGTGTCACCGTCCAGGAGCAGCGCAAGATCGCCCAGGCAATCAAGAATGCCCGCGAAGTTGCACTGCTGCCCTACTCCGGCGCTGGCCGCGGTTAA
- a CDS encoding Fic/DOC family protein — protein MPDRYTYPNSEVLKNRFSLVEQFALSRVENGLVELGLAALAVSPEEPTFRLSHLQAIHRRLFGELYPWAGELRQTDKEARGSGVVHCRPEFLETTAEDVFGALRDDILLDGPGRDVFAGHLAHHWGALAMLDPFRDGNTRAQAVLLDQLSRNAGWRISWADVDPDWLKEARLAAAAGDPGLLGKLLARATVPLAAGKCRMPAPPVA, from the coding sequence ATGCCGGACCGGTACACGTATCCCAATTCCGAGGTCTTGAAGAACAGGTTCAGCCTCGTCGAACAGTTTGCACTCAGCCGCGTGGAGAACGGCCTGGTGGAGCTGGGCCTCGCCGCGCTGGCCGTGTCGCCCGAGGAGCCGACGTTCCGGCTCTCCCACCTGCAGGCCATCCACCGCCGCCTGTTTGGCGAACTGTACCCGTGGGCCGGGGAGCTCCGGCAAACGGACAAGGAGGCACGCGGCTCCGGCGTGGTCCACTGCCGCCCGGAATTCCTTGAAACGACTGCCGAGGACGTTTTTGGGGCACTGCGCGACGACATCCTTCTGGACGGGCCGGGCAGGGACGTCTTTGCCGGGCACCTTGCCCACCACTGGGGCGCCCTCGCCATGCTGGATCCGTTCCGGGACGGCAACACCCGCGCCCAGGCGGTGCTCCTCGACCAGCTGTCCCGCAACGCCGGATGGCGCATCAGCTGGGCCGACGTGGATCCCGACTGGCTCAAGGAGGCACGCCTGGCCGCCGCCGCCGGCGATCCGGGCCTTCTGGGCAAGCTCCTGGCCCGCGCCACGGTCCCGCTTGCCGCAGGAAAGTGCCGGATGCCGGCCCCGCCCGTGGCATGA
- the rpsF gene encoding 30S ribosomal protein S6 — protein MRPYELMVIIDPEVDERTVESSLQKFLNVITTDGGTIEKVDIWGRRRLAYEIKKKSEGIYAVVNFTAAPATAQELDRQLGLNETIMRTKIIRPEDQKVVAE, from the coding sequence ATGCGTCCTTACGAATTGATGGTCATCATCGACCCCGAGGTCGACGAGCGTACCGTAGAGTCGTCACTTCAGAAGTTCCTCAATGTCATCACCACCGATGGTGGAACCATCGAAAAGGTAGACATCTGGGGCCGTCGCCGCCTGGCGTACGAGATCAAGAAGAAGTCCGAAGGTATCTACGCCGTGGTGAACTTCACCGCTGCACCGGCTACCGCCCAGGAACTTGACCGCCAGCTTGGCCTCAACGAGACCATCATGCGCACCAAGATCATCCGTCCGGAAGACCAGAAGGTCGTGGCCGAGTAA
- a CDS encoding single-stranded DNA-binding protein, whose translation MAGETTITVIGNLTSDPELRFTPSGSAVANFTVASTPRTFDRQSNEWKDGETLFLRASIWREAAENVAESLTKGTRVIVSGRLKSRTYDTKEGEKRTVMELEVDEIGPSLRYANAKVNRTQRSGGQGGGFGGGGGNFGGGNAGGGQGGFGGNSGGGNFAGNGGQQQPQPQAAPANDPWATPGGGSSGWGAGPDNSEPPF comes from the coding sequence ATGGCAGGCGAAACCACTATTACGGTCATTGGCAACCTCACCAGTGACCCCGAACTGCGGTTTACACCGAGCGGTTCAGCAGTAGCGAACTTCACCGTCGCGTCGACTCCGCGGACCTTTGACCGGCAGAGCAACGAGTGGAAGGACGGCGAAACGCTGTTCCTCCGCGCGTCGATCTGGCGGGAAGCGGCAGAGAACGTGGCCGAGTCCCTCACCAAGGGCACCCGCGTCATTGTCTCCGGCCGGCTGAAGTCGCGGACCTACGACACCAAAGAAGGCGAAAAGCGCACCGTCATGGAGCTTGAGGTCGACGAGATCGGCCCCTCGCTGCGCTACGCCAATGCCAAGGTCAACCGCACCCAGCGCTCCGGCGGCCAGGGTGGCGGCTTCGGCGGCGGCGGAGGCAACTTCGGCGGCGGCAACGCCGGCGGGGGGCAGGGCGGTTTTGGCGGCAATTCCGGCGGAGGCAACTTCGCCGGCAACGGCGGCCAGCAACAGCCGCAGCCGCAGGCTGCTCCGGCGAACGATCCGTGGGCCACGCCCGGCGGCGGTTCGTCAGGCTGGGGCGCGGGCCCGGACAACTCCGAGCCCCCCTTCTAG
- a CDS encoding response regulator, which translates to MVNTGPIRVLLVDDQPLLRMGFRLILEGEDDLDVVGEASNGIEALAAVDRLAPDVVLMDVRMPLMDGIEATGKISASASEAKVIILTTFDLDEYGFAGLQAGASAFLLKDVAPAELVNAVHLVASGDAVVAPRITARLLENFVRSQPARTPMPRDPLLEELTPRELEVALAIAQGLSNAEIAHQLFLSEATVKTHVRRILTKLHLRDRVQVVVYAYETGLVTPSNPDY; encoded by the coding sequence ATGGTGAACACCGGGCCCATCAGGGTGCTGCTCGTGGACGACCAGCCCCTGCTCCGCATGGGGTTCCGGCTGATCCTGGAGGGGGAGGACGACCTGGACGTGGTGGGGGAGGCCTCCAACGGGATCGAGGCGCTGGCGGCCGTCGACCGGCTGGCGCCTGATGTGGTGCTCATGGACGTGCGCATGCCGCTCATGGACGGGATCGAGGCCACCGGGAAAATCAGCGCCTCCGCATCCGAGGCCAAGGTCATCATCCTGACCACCTTCGACCTGGACGAATACGGATTTGCCGGGCTGCAGGCCGGGGCGTCGGCATTCCTCCTGAAGGACGTGGCCCCCGCCGAACTGGTCAACGCCGTCCACCTGGTGGCCAGCGGCGACGCCGTCGTGGCCCCACGCATCACGGCGCGCCTGCTGGAGAACTTTGTGCGCTCGCAGCCCGCGCGCACACCCATGCCTCGGGACCCCCTGCTTGAGGAGTTGACGCCGCGCGAGCTGGAGGTGGCCCTTGCCATCGCCCAGGGCCTTTCCAACGCCGAAATCGCCCACCAGCTGTTCCTGTCGGAGGCGACCGTGAAGACCCACGTGCGTCGCATCCTGACGAAGCTGCACCTGCGCGACCGCGTGCAGGTGGTGGTCTACGCCTACGAAACGGGGCTGGTCACGCCCAGCAACCCTGACTATTAG
- a CDS encoding sensor histidine kinase yields the protein MRTPEQAGAAERTAAAPAEPTSATAPAAAGRAEDFTALRRGRLRHYLYNHPRVMDVVVVAAYLLATSGAFLRVGPGTALAWQTAQVAAVAVALMFRRYRPLSVLAVLCALEIVNIMLVPSAGNVGSSLWFGLYAVAVRYRTVFSFAAAALATVPLAGYMLLFYRYPHEFLVADGPSAATSSVITVIVLLLSNTIATGVGASVRRGRDHEAELRQWAVRNAQLASIAERNRIAREMHDVVAHSLTVMVALSDGAAVVVRRNPDKAGEVLGQLAQTGRNALADMRRVLGVLREDSGAESRSPQPDDTDMAALFEGFRQAGLPLSVTQAGPALPKDPALQLTVYRIVQESLTNVLRYGTSVSRVQVLIDNDAAAGVLKVAVSDDGRGSVDASMGTGQGIVGMRERARIYAGTVAAAPAPGGGWAVEAVLHPAAERK from the coding sequence ATGCGCACGCCTGAGCAGGCGGGGGCTGCGGAACGAACGGCCGCGGCCCCCGCCGAACCGACGTCCGCCACGGCACCCGCCGCCGCCGGGCGGGCCGAGGATTTTACGGCCCTGCGCCGGGGCAGGCTGCGGCACTACCTGTACAACCACCCCCGCGTCATGGACGTGGTGGTGGTTGCCGCATACCTGTTGGCAACCTCCGGAGCGTTCCTTCGTGTGGGCCCGGGCACCGCATTGGCCTGGCAAACCGCCCAGGTGGCGGCCGTGGCCGTGGCACTCATGTTTCGCCGGTACCGGCCCCTCAGCGTTCTGGCCGTGCTGTGCGCGTTGGAAATCGTGAACATCATGCTGGTGCCGAGTGCCGGCAACGTGGGCTCAAGCCTGTGGTTTGGCCTCTACGCGGTGGCAGTCCGCTACCGCACGGTGTTCAGTTTCGCGGCAGCCGCCCTGGCCACCGTTCCGCTGGCCGGCTACATGCTGCTCTTTTACCGGTACCCCCACGAGTTTCTGGTTGCGGACGGGCCCTCCGCCGCGACAAGCAGCGTCATCACCGTGATCGTGCTGCTGCTCTCAAACACCATTGCCACCGGCGTGGGCGCCTCCGTGCGGCGCGGCCGGGACCACGAGGCGGAGCTTCGCCAGTGGGCGGTCCGCAACGCCCAGCTGGCCTCCATTGCCGAGCGGAACAGGATCGCCCGGGAGATGCACGACGTCGTTGCGCACTCCCTGACCGTGATGGTGGCACTTTCCGACGGGGCCGCCGTCGTGGTGAGGAGAAATCCGGACAAGGCGGGGGAGGTGCTGGGCCAGCTCGCCCAAACAGGCCGCAACGCCCTGGCTGACATGCGGCGCGTCCTGGGCGTGCTGCGCGAAGACTCCGGCGCGGAATCGCGTTCGCCACAGCCGGACGACACGGACATGGCGGCATTGTTCGAAGGGTTCCGCCAGGCCGGGCTGCCGCTGTCCGTCACCCAGGCAGGTCCCGCGCTGCCCAAGGACCCGGCGCTACAGCTGACCGTGTACAGGATTGTCCAGGAGTCGCTGACCAATGTGCTGCGGTATGGCACCTCCGTCTCCCGGGTGCAGGTGCTCATTGACAACGACGCCGCCGCCGGTGTGCTCAAGGTGGCGGTGTCCGACGACGGCCGCGGCTCCGTGGACGCCTCCATGGGGACCGGACAGGGCATTGTGGGCATGCGTGAACGCGCACGGATCTACGCGGGAACGGTTGCCGCCGCACCCGCCCCGGGCGGCGGATGGGCCGTCGAGGCCGTGCTGCATCCGGCGGCCGAAAGGAAATAG
- a CDS encoding phospholipase D-like domain-containing protein, which produces MEELLPEPVAEVARKTVTRSILGFAALQGAVIAGLVIVDMVKKRDRSKRKGFPHPGTFDKAVSDTQVTTYTYGADLYRDMLLAINNAQHQILIETFIWKNDDTGKQFKDALNEAAGRGVDVHVIYDGFANLVVPPSFFRFHPDIHVYRFPVVRPSMLLKTIRSTGLDHRKLLVVDDQIGFVGGYNIGSLYATEWRDTHLRLDGPSVWDLRQAFVTVWNDHTPGSAADIAHTAPKVWEPRLRTVNNIPANLVYPIRGVYLEAINRAQDHIYVTMAYFIPDQQILRALLACSRRGVDVRLILPEESNHILSDWLSRGFYRSLLDAGVTILLYRNAMIHAKTATIDGKWSTVGSANIDRLSLTGNYEVNLEIHDEDFAADMQEIFDVDSRNCRVLTLEEWQERPLVARFSEAVLVPLRPFL; this is translated from the coding sequence ATGGAAGAACTGCTCCCCGAGCCCGTGGCCGAGGTCGCCCGAAAGACTGTGACCCGCTCAATCTTGGGTTTCGCGGCCCTCCAGGGAGCAGTAATCGCCGGCCTGGTCATTGTGGACATGGTCAAGAAGCGCGACCGGAGCAAGCGCAAGGGTTTCCCGCACCCCGGCACTTTTGACAAGGCTGTTTCGGACACGCAGGTCACAACCTACACCTACGGGGCCGACCTGTACCGCGACATGCTCCTCGCCATCAACAACGCACAACATCAAATCCTCATCGAAACGTTCATCTGGAAGAACGACGACACCGGGAAACAATTCAAAGACGCCCTGAACGAAGCCGCCGGCCGCGGGGTGGACGTGCACGTCATTTACGATGGGTTCGCCAACCTGGTCGTGCCGCCATCCTTTTTCCGGTTTCACCCGGACATACACGTCTACCGCTTTCCAGTGGTCCGTCCGTCAATGCTCCTGAAGACCATACGCAGCACCGGGCTGGACCACCGCAAACTCCTCGTCGTCGATGATCAAATCGGCTTCGTCGGAGGCTATAACATCGGGTCCCTGTACGCCACAGAATGGCGGGACACACACCTCCGGCTTGACGGACCCTCGGTATGGGACCTGCGGCAGGCGTTCGTCACCGTCTGGAACGACCACACTCCCGGATCCGCAGCCGACATTGCGCACACGGCCCCGAAGGTGTGGGAACCTCGGCTCCGCACGGTCAACAACATTCCGGCGAACCTTGTCTATCCGATCCGGGGCGTCTATCTCGAGGCGATCAACCGGGCCCAGGACCACATCTACGTCACCATGGCCTACTTCATACCGGACCAGCAGATCCTGCGGGCGTTGCTTGCCTGCAGCAGGCGCGGTGTCGACGTCCGGCTGATCCTCCCCGAAGAGTCAAACCACATTCTCTCCGACTGGCTCTCGCGGGGATTTTACCGGTCCCTGCTTGACGCGGGGGTGACCATCCTGCTCTATCGCAATGCGATGATCCATGCCAAGACGGCAACCATCGACGGCAAGTGGTCAACTGTGGGCAGCGCCAACATCGACAGGCTCAGCCTGACCGGTAACTACGAAGTCAACCTTGAAATCCATGACGAAGACTTTGCCGCGGACATGCAGGAAATATTCGACGTGGACAGCCGGAACTGCCGGGTGCTGACCCTCGAGGAGTGGCAGGAAAGACCCCTGGTTGCGCGGTTCAGCGAAGCGGTCCTGGTGCCGCTGAGGCCCTTCCTCTGA
- a CDS encoding ATP-binding cassette domain-containing protein has product MIEAVNLTKHYGAKTAVGGVTFTVKPGMVTGFLGPNGAGKSTTMRMIVGLDRPTAGTVTVNGKHYAEHHDPLHQVGALLDAKAVHTSRSAYNHLLAMAATHNIPTRRVNEVIDMTGLATVAKKKAGGFSLGMGQRLGIASALLGDPQTLILDEPVNGLDPEGVLWVRNLAKHLAGQGKTVFLSSHLMSEMAQTADHLIVIGRGRIIADAPIAAILAGSQQAKVRVRTADATRLTELLSATGVQVECNETETLEVTGVDSRRIAQIALDNHVLVYELTPLTTSLEDAYFDLTKDSVEYHSQEIDDAEPAAALEGTQK; this is encoded by the coding sequence CGGTGTCACTTTTACCGTCAAGCCGGGCATGGTGACCGGCTTCCTGGGGCCTAACGGCGCCGGCAAGTCCACGACCATGCGCATGATCGTGGGGCTGGACCGGCCCACCGCCGGCACGGTCACGGTCAACGGCAAGCATTACGCCGAACACCACGACCCGCTCCACCAGGTGGGCGCCCTGCTGGACGCCAAGGCCGTGCACACCTCCCGCAGCGCCTACAACCACCTGCTGGCCATGGCGGCCACACACAACATCCCCACCCGCCGGGTCAACGAGGTCATCGACATGACCGGTCTGGCCACGGTTGCCAAAAAGAAGGCCGGCGGCTTCTCCCTGGGCATGGGCCAGCGGCTGGGCATTGCCTCGGCACTGCTGGGCGATCCCCAGACGCTGATCCTCGACGAACCGGTCAACGGCCTGGACCCGGAAGGCGTGCTGTGGGTGCGCAACCTGGCCAAGCACCTGGCCGGGCAGGGCAAGACGGTGTTCCTGTCCTCGCACCTGATGAGCGAGATGGCGCAGACGGCGGACCACCTCATCGTGATCGGCCGCGGCCGGATCATTGCCGACGCCCCCATCGCGGCGATCCTGGCCGGCAGTCAGCAGGCCAAGGTCCGCGTCCGCACCGCCGACGCCACCCGCCTGACCGAGCTGCTCAGCGCCACCGGCGTGCAGGTGGAGTGCAACGAGACCGAGACCCTGGAGGTCACCGGCGTCGATTCACGCCGGATCGCGCAGATCGCGCTGGACAACCACGTGCTGGTCTACGAGCTCACCCCGTTGACCACCTCCCTGGAAGACGCGTACTTCGACCTGACCAAGGATTCCGTAGAGTACCACTCGCAAGAAATCGATGACGCCGAACCGGCCGCCGCCCTGGAAGGGACGCAAAAGTGA